The genome window GAGTCAGGGCCCACACGGTAAAGGTCCTTGCCTTGCACACAGCTTCTCAGAGCAGTTTACAGTCTACTCTGCCAAGAAGTTCCCAGGTGTAATTGAGAGCACACCGCTCAGTAAGTGCTTTGCACAGCAGGGTATCAAGATACCGATACGGAAGGATGCACCAAAAGAAATAGTCAACGCAAACGAATATGAGGCGGATGATTAGAAATTAGACTACTTTTGGGTTTCA of Pyrenophora tritici-repentis strain M4 chromosome Unknown M4_contig_00048, whole genome shotgun sequence contains these proteins:
- a CDS encoding Velvet domain containing protein, whose product is MSSNHTRNLIGMNAVNACRLNDLDGKAGFWFVLQDLSVRTEGTFRLKLSLFDIGSGTNTVVPESQGPHGKGPCLAHSFSEQFTVYSAKKFPGVIESTPLSKCFAQQGIKIPIRKDAPKEIVNANEYEADD